From the genome of Carassius gibelio isolate Cgi1373 ecotype wild population from Czech Republic chromosome A16, carGib1.2-hapl.c, whole genome shotgun sequence, one region includes:
- the LOC128030003 gene encoding transmembrane protein 147: MTLFHFGNCVSLAYFPYFITYKCSGLSEYNAFWRCVQAGATYLFVQLCKMLFLATFFPTWEGAVGVYDFVGEFMKATVDLADLLGLHLVMSRNAGKGEYKIMVAAMGWATAELIMSRCIPLWVGARGIEFDWKYIQMSFDSNISLVHYIAMAAVVWMFTRYDLPKSFRLPVTILLGLCVYKGFLMELFVHVFLLGSWTALLVKAVLTGAISLCSLFLFVTLVHSN, translated from the exons ATGACGCTTTTTCATTTCGGAAACTGTGTTTCCTTGGCCTATTTCCCATATTTCATTACATACAAATGTAGTGGATT ATCTGAATATAATGCATTTTGGAGATGTGTCCAAGCAGGTGCTACCTACCTCTTTGTGCAGCTGTGCAAG ATGCTGTTTCTTGCCACATTTTTCCCCACCTGGGAGGGGGCAGTTGGCGTGTATGATTTTGTTGGG GAGTTCATGAAGGCCACGGTGGACTTGGCTGATCTTCTAGGTCTTCATCTGGTTATGTCTAGGAATGCTGGGAAGGGTGAATATAAGATCATGGTGGCAGCTATGGGCTGGGCTACAGCCGAGCTCATCATGTCAAG ATGTATTCCGTTATGGGTGGGAGCTCGTGGCATTGAGTTTGACTGGAAGTACATTCAAATGAGCTTCGATTCCAACATCAGTCTG GTTCATTATATTGCCATGGCAGCAGTAGTATGGATGTTCACTCGATACGACCTTCCCAAAAGCTTTCGACTCCCCGTTACCATCCTGCTGGGATTGTGTGTTTATAAGGGCTTTCTCATGGA actgtttgttcatgttttcctCCTGGGCAGCTGGACGGCTCTCTTAGTGAAGGCTGTGCTCACTGGAGCCATCTCCCTGTGTTCACTCTTCCTTTTCGTCACACTCGTTCACAGCAACTAA